Sequence from the Bacteroidota bacterium genome:
ATCAATGGATCGATCTCAATTGTTGATTTTTGATCAGGAAAGGACTTCTTAGTCGTTATAATAGGAATTACTTAAATTAAAAAACTTGAAAACAGTATTAAGCCGGAGAGGTTCAACTTTTCTGTATACAATAATTTAAAAGAAAAAATAAAGCTGCATTACAAATATTAAATAAAATTAGAGACTGTATATACCAAAGGTTATTTTTTATTCAACAACTCACACCCAAACTCGCACTCCAGGCATTTTTTAAAATCGCAATACTGAGTTTTTAGTTCAATAAGTGCCTGAGTTTGTAAAGCATTGTTGGTTGGTAGATTTAAATGTTTCCATTGTCTTATAACGGCATTGTTTTCGCCCTTTAGGTTTTCCAGAAAATGCAGTGCTTTATCACTTTGTTCAGGTTTAGCCGTGCGATATCCGTAAATAAATAAGATGGGAATCACGCAATTAATAAGAATACTCTCTGAGGCTTTTATTCCAAAATTTTTAATTTTCTTTTTTGTAGCTTTATCAAAATGGTAATGTGTATCCCAATATTTTGAAGCTGAAGCATCAAACATTTGAAGTAATTCGGCAGTGCTTTCAGCTTCAATTATTTGAGAAAACAGGGAGGTGTTTTGATGTAAAATTGCTGAAAGCTGGGCAATTCTGACGGTCGGGAAGTTCGAGGGCCACAAGCGTAAATATTGCCAAAGATGAATCTGGATGGGGTTTAAAGCGTATTTATGTTTCAGGTATACATATTCGCTTTTAAGCTTATTTGGGTAATCATCCTTAAAATCTTGATCAAGCATTCCGGCCTGACCAAATAACAATGCTTCCATTTGCAGCAATTCATCTTTATGCTTTATTAAAACCATGAGAGAAATTGATTTAATCAGCATTTCAAAGGAAATGACATTGGTTTTAAACCCAAAGCTTCTAAAAAGTTGAACATAAAAAAGCTGCTCAATGTCGGATTTGTTTTTTAACAATTCCTCACTCAATAAATTAAATTTTCGTTCGATCCTTTCAATAGCAAGGCGTTGGAGAAAGTGTACCTTGGTTAATTCTGAAATTTGATTAATAGATTTTTCGCAGGCGATCCAACCCTGATTTTGCATAAATCCCTGATATTTCGAATATATTTTAAAATCAAATCTGTTCTTTAATTCCAAAACAGCAACAGGTTTAAAGTTTTCATAATTAGGACCCAAGTCATCCTCAAATACAACATGAAGTATTACATTTTCGTATTTACGATCATGATGGTGATTGTGTTTGATCCAATCAGATGATTTTCCATGAATTTCAACATTTCCAGCCCAGATGGTTTCGCCAATTTTAATTAAAGTATTTGAAAAATCAGGCCCGCCATCTGTGTTTCTAATGCCGGGTTTTTTTACCACAATTGTGTTATGATCAACACTAACAAGGGGTAAATTAATCAATTGAAATTTCCATAGATAGCATAAAAAGGTTTCGGGCACATTATTATTCATCACCATTAGGTTTAAGTTTTGATTAAAAATAGTTGTCAGAAGTTAATACCCAAACATGCAAATTGTCGTAATTTGATGAATATAAATCAGTAATACTTTTTTGGATACTTTAGATGGATGTTTTTAAGTTGTACTGAATCAGTCATGTATGCGGTCATAATGATATTTGGATTAAGTTACATAAATCACTACTTTTGTGAATATAAATCATGATTGCTAAATTGAATGGGTGATTTAAATACTTTATTACTTGGAGTTGAGTACAAGCTAAAAAAATTGCTGGAACAATACGAGAGGAGCGAAAAAATCAATCATCGGTTACAAAGTGAGAATGAGGATTTTAAAAAAATAATTTTAGATAAGAATCAAACAATAGATAAATTTAAAGACGAATTACTAAAAGTGAAATTAGCCAAGTCAATTGAATCAAATGATGGATCAAGTGAGGCTAAATTGAAAATAAATGAACTGGTGCGGGAAATAGATAAATGCATTGGACTTTTAAATCAATAAAATTAGGTTGAATAAACCTGCAAAATGGATGAACTAACAATTACAGTCACAATTGCTGACAGACCATATAGATTAAATATTAGAAAAGAAGAGGAAGAAGGAATACGGAAAGCAGCGAAAACGATTAGCGAGAAAATAAAGCAATATTCAGATAACTATGCCTTTAATGATAGGCAGGACCTGTTGGCCATGGTTTGTTTGGAATTTGCAAACAGTTCACTTGTATCTGAGGAAAAACTATTTAAATCCGAAGATCATTTTGTGGAAAGATTAAGTCGAATTGACCAAATCTTATCCAATAGCATAGATTAAAGTCAATATCGTTCTTTGAAAAGCACAAAATTATACCCGCATTAATTCAAATATGTTTGTAAACTCAACATTATAATCATTAGAGTTTTAAGCTCATGAATTTCTAGAAAAGGCCTCAATTCCGATTTATCGGGATTCTCAATCGAGACGGTGGACTTTCGAAAAATTTGGCTACTCTATACATGCTGTATAGGGGTTTACTAAGCTCAGAATTAATGCGGGGTTTTTTTATTTTCAATATAGTTTTGGTCGATCGCATAACTTAATTAACATCGAATTATGGACCCAATATTATTAAATGTTATTGCAGCTGCGGGCTCTTTAATTGTAGGTGGATTGATTACCAATATTTATATTAATAAATCCTCCAACAGAAAAAGCACACAGATCGTACAAGAAGCCCACGAAAAGGCCGAGGTAATCAAACGAGATAAAATATTGCAGGCCAAAGAGAAATTCCTGCAACTACGAACTGAACACGAGAATTATTTAAACGAGCGAAATTCAGCTAATCAGCGCACCGAAAGCCGATTGACACAAAAAGAAACCTCTCTCAATCAGAAAATCGAAGAAGTTCAGAGAAAGCAAAATGAATTAAATCTCATCAAAACCAACCTGACAGCTCAACTCGAAGTAGTTAGCAAAAAACAGTCGGAGTTGGAAAGATCTCATTATGAGCATATTGAAAAGCTGGAAAAAATAGCAGGCTTATCTGCAGAGGAAGCTAAAAACCAACTTGTTGAATCGTTAAAAGGTGAAGCGAAATCTGAAGCCGCCATTCAAATTAAAGATATCATCGATGAGGCAAAGCTGACAGCGAATACAGAAGCCAAAAAAATTGTGATTGAAACCATTCAGCGCACTGCTGCCGAAAATGCGATTGAAAATACAGTTTCCGTTTTTAATATTGAAAGTGATGAGGTCAAGGGCCGGATCATTGGTCGTGAAGGAAGAAATATCAGAGCGCTTGAAGCGCTTACAGGGATCGAAATCATCATCGACGATTCACCGGACGCAATTATCCTTTCGGGATTTGATCCCGTACGCAGAGAGATTGCTAGACTCTCTTTGCATAAATTGGTGACCGATGGCCGAATCCATCCTGCCCGTATCGAAGAAGTGGTTGCTAAGACCAAGAAGCAAATTGAACTCGAAATTATTGAAATAGGAAAACGAACTACCATCGACCTTGGGATTCATAATATGCATCATGAATTGGTAAGAATGATTGGAAGAATGAAATACCGTTCATCCTACGGTCAAAACTTATTACAGCATTCCCGTGAAGTTGCAAATTTATGTGCCACCATGGCAGCTGAATTAGGCTTGAATCCCAAATTAGCTAAACGTGCGGGTTTGTTGCATGATATTGGTAAAGTGCCTGATAATGAACCGGAATTGCCACACGCAATTTTAGGAATGAAATTGGCTGAAAAGTTCAAGGAGAAACCTGAAATTTGCAATGCCATTGGTTCTCACCACGACGAAGTTGAAATGGATTCATTAATTGCCCCAATTGTGCAAGTTTGTGATGCGATTTCAGGTGCCCGACCTGGTGCCCGACGTGAGGTTGTTGAAGCATATATCCAACGCTTAAATAAATTAGAAGAATTGGCACTTACTTATCCCGGAGTAGTAAAAACATACGCCATTCAAGCCGGACGTGAATTGCGTGTGATTGTTGGA
This genomic interval carries:
- a CDS encoding DUF2851 family protein, coding for MNNNVPETFLCYLWKFQLINLPLVSVDHNTIVVKKPGIRNTDGGPDFSNTLIKIGETIWAGNVEIHGKSSDWIKHNHHHDRKYENVILHVVFEDDLGPNYENFKPVAVLELKNRFDFKIYSKYQGFMQNQGWIACEKSINQISELTKVHFLQRLAIERIERKFNLLSEELLKNKSDIEQLFYVQLFRSFGFKTNVISFEMLIKSISLMVLIKHKDELLQMEALLFGQAGMLDQDFKDDYPNKLKSEYVYLKHKYALNPIQIHLWQYLRLWPSNFPTVRIAQLSAILHQNTSLFSQIIEAESTAELLQMFDASASKYWDTHYHFDKATKKKIKNFGIKASESILINCVIPILFIYGYRTAKPEQSDKALHFLENLKGENNAVIRQWKHLNLPTNNALQTQALIELKTQYCDFKKCLECEFGCELLNKK
- a CDS encoding cell division protein ZapA — encoded protein: MDELTITVTIADRPYRLNIRKEEEEGIRKAAKTISEKIKQYSDNYAFNDRQDLLAMVCLEFANSSLVSEEKLFKSEDHFVERLSRIDQILSNSID
- the rny gene encoding ribonuclease Y yields the protein MDPILLNVIAAAGSLIVGGLITNIYINKSSNRKSTQIVQEAHEKAEVIKRDKILQAKEKFLQLRTEHENYLNERNSANQRTESRLTQKETSLNQKIEEVQRKQNELNLIKTNLTAQLEVVSKKQSELERSHYEHIEKLEKIAGLSAEEAKNQLVESLKGEAKSEAAIQIKDIIDEAKLTANTEAKKIVIETIQRTAAENAIENTVSVFNIESDEVKGRIIGREGRNIRALEALTGIEIIIDDSPDAIILSGFDPVRREIARLSLHKLVTDGRIHPARIEEVVAKTKKQIELEIIEIGKRTTIDLGIHNMHHELVRMIGRMKYRSSYGQNLLQHSREVANLCATMAAELGLNPKLAKRAGLLHDIGKVPDNEPELPHAILGMKLAEKFKEKPEICNAIGSHHDEVEMDSLIAPIVQVCDAISGARPGARREVVEAYIQRLNKLEELALTYPGVVKTYAIQAGRELRVIVGAEKVTDLEADQISIDLSKKIQEEMTYPGQIKITVIRETRAVNYAK